Below is a genomic region from Tripterygium wilfordii isolate XIE 37 chromosome 12, ASM1340144v1, whole genome shotgun sequence.
GTAGAAAGGCAGATGCTGCTACAACCTCATTTCTCTCCCCCCACCTTCATTTTGGGGAGGTAAGTGTTAGAAAAGTCTTCCATCTTGTTCGGATCAAGCAGGTCTTGTGGGCCAATGAAGGGAACAAGGCTGGTGTAGAGAGTGTGAACTTGTTTCTGAAGTCAATTGGCCTTAGAGAGTATTCAAGATACATGAGTTTTAACCATCCTTACAGTCATGAACGACCTCTTCTAGGGCACCTTAAGTTTTTTCCTTGGGTTGTTGATGAAGGCTATTTTAAGGCATGGAGACAAGGTAGAACTGGTTATCCGTTAGTGGATGCTGGTATGAGAGAATTGTGGGCCACAGGTTGGCTGCATGATCGTATAAGAGTTGTAGTTGCCAGTTTCTTTGTGAAGGTCCTGCAACTTCCATGGAGATGGGGAATGAAATACTTCTGGGATACATTATTGGATGCAGATTTAGAAAGCGATGCTCTTGGTTGGCAATATATATCTGGTACTCTCCCAGATAGCCGCGAGTTGGATCGCATAGACAATCCACAGGTGGAATAGTACTTCATATATTATTTCTGCTCCATGTCTCTTTACACACAGTTTTACATGCACATAAATATCTGCGCACATACTTATTTCTTTTTGCTCTTGGTTGGCAATATATATCTGGTACTCTCCCAGATAGCCGTGAGTTGGATCGCATAGACAATCCACAGGTGGAATAGTACTTCATATATTATTTCTGCTCCTTGTCTCTTTACACACAGTTTTACATGCACATAAATATCTGCGCACATACATATTTCTTTTTGTCATGGTGGTGTGAACTTTGCGTTGTAAACAACAACTCTCAATCACAAGGCTCTCACAGTGTGCGGGGTCGAGAACAGGTAAGATGTACATAGCCTTCCCCCGCATAATATGCGGAGAGTTTTTCCAGGGTTAGAACCTGTGAACTTTGTGTTACATGATTCTTAATTATATCATTCACTATTTCTCTTTCTTGTGTTTTGAGTTTCGATGATTTTGTTGTATTTGTGACCCCCTGCAGAATTTTCTCTTTAAGTTGGCCTTATATCTTTTGGCAGTACTTGTGTGTTTTGGACTCCTGTCTTGTGTTCTCCTGCCCAAGTGCCTAAACAATGATATATGTTGGAAGCTTATATCATACATTGTTTATGCCCCCGCTTGATACCTTAACTTGGTAAAATGCTAAAACGGAAGGCCTATTCTATAGTTGCTGTTGAGGTTCTGTAAGTTGAAGTGAAGGTTTTCATTTTGCTTGAATATATTGATTAATGATTTCCTCTTGCAAATATCTGACTACATCTTTACTGCATCTTGGACTTATATACTACGGGTTCTGGTTGATTTTATAATTCTGGTTGACACTTAGCAGCATTCCTGATCTTTGGACTTTGTTAATCATTGATGCAGTTTTGCATAAATATTTCGTGTATCTTTAATAACACTTTGAATAGAAGTTTTGCATTAGTCGAATTGCCCTAATAGATTTTGTCTTCTGTGTTGTTTTTTGATTGATGTCTCTATATTCTTGCCAAGTGCCAAAACTCAAATCTATATATCACATTTAAGTTTTAACTTATGCATATCAACTACTCAATTATTTTAGATAAGAAACTGTCAGTGAGGTAATTTCTTAATTTAATTCATCAATGTTTTATAGTTTGAGGGTTACAAGTTCGACCCCAATGGAGAATATGTGCGGCGGTGGCTTCCTGAGCTGGCCAGACTACCAACAGAATGGATACACCACCCATGGAATGCGCCTGAATCTGTACTTGAAGCTGCCGGAATTGAGCTGGGATCAAATTACCCCCTTCCAGTCGTAGGGATAGATGCAGCAAAAGTCAGGTTGCAACAAGCACTTTCAGCTATGTGGCAGCAAGAAGCAGCTTCAAGAGCTGTAATGGAGAATGGGACCGAGGAAGGGCTTGGGGAGTCCACTGAATCAGCACCATTTGCTTTTCCCCAAGATACCCTGATGGAGGAGAACCATGAACCTGTGAGGAACAATCCTCCTGCTACAATTCGACGTTACGAGGATCAGATGGTTCCAAGTATTACTTGTTCTTTGGTGAGAGTTGAAGAGGAAGAAACTTCTTCAGTTCGAAATTTTGCAGAAGAAGGCAGAGCAGAAGTTCCAAGAGATATACATGTCAATCAAGAGCCAACAAGAGACCCCCTAAACCAAGAGGTTACACAAAATCGTCTAGGTAATAGCACAATGCCACAGTTCAATATCACGATTGCACTGGGGAATGCTGAAGATTCCACAGCAGAATCTTCGAGTAGTGGTAATGGTCAGAGAGAAAGGGATGGGGGTGTAGTTCCGGTTTGGTCTCCTCCAACTTCTAGTTTCTCAGAGCATTTTGTTGGGGATGAAAATGGCATCGGAACTAGTTCATCATACTTACAGAGTCATCCACAATCTCACCAGATAATGTCGTGGAGGCGGCTTTCTCAAACAGGGTAAGAAATCTTTGCACATTTTGTAAGACTCGGAAAATATATGATTCCTTGAGAACTGATTGAAAATAACAGTTTGTACCTTCATTAAGGTTCAAAAGAATGTTCTGCAAATTACTTTCTCACGATGTTTGACGATTCTATGTCTGGAGAGATTGTGTGTGACCAGAATTGTCAATGTCATCTAATTATACGGCTAGAGCCATAAGTGATTCCTTTAATTGTTAATCCTGGAAGAAAGGGAGTGATAAGATTGTGAACATTGAatgctattttatttttcaatttagtGTTTGTTCTTATTCATCAAAAAGAAGTATTGCTTGTTCTTGGCTGTTGGGCCTTTTTTCTGAGCGTCGAATATTAAAATCGTTTATTCTTGTTGCCTGTTCGGGGCGTTTTTTGGGATTTAGGTAAACGGATGTGCATTGAGACTAAATCCTGGGGTTGAAGGACGCAATGGTGCTTATGGTTGCTTGATGAGTCTCTGTCTGCAGTTTTCTTACTTCACCAACCGAACTTGATGGAATGCTGACAACCGATGTGTATGATTGTCGAAAATGATAAATGCATCCCAACTGCTATCCTTTTTCATTGACGTACAATATATGTAGATTTTTTTCCTGTATAGTATTTGTCAATTCTTATAAGGCAGAGGAGCATCAATGTAGGTATGTGTAGTCCTCTAATAAATGCAAAGTGTGCCCTTTCTTGTTTACTTGATTGGTTGGGTATTTGATTACACTTTATGTTTGCGTTATGTTAGAATATGTAcgaatgatgtgaaatgtctcaGCTATTGAATAGAAAAGTACCTAATGTTAGCAGAGCAGAAGTTCTTGGTACAATGTAAAGTTATGGAGTTCTTGTTATGGATCGGAAGGAAATAAAGTTCATTGTATACACTTTTTGTGCTCTCCCTCTCCCCTCAGGATCCTCT
It encodes:
- the LOC120011141 gene encoding cryptochrome-1 isoform X2, whose translation is MAGGGCSIVWFRRDLRVEDNPALLAGVRAGAVVAVFIWAPEEEGHYNPGRVSRWWIKHSLAHLESSLRSLGTTLLTKRSADSVATLLEIVKSTGATQLFFNHLYDPMSLVRDHRAKEVLGAHGVAVRSFNSDLLYEPWDVNDAQGHPFTTFTAFWERCLSMPYDPEAPLLPPKRIISGDVSRCPSDSLMFEDESEKGSNALLARAWSPGWSNADKALTTFLNGALIEYSTNRRKADAATTSFLSPHLHFGEVSVRKVFHLVRIKQVLWANEGNKAGVESVNLFLKSIGLREYSRYMSFNHPYSHERPLLGHLKFFPWVVDEGYFKAWRQGRTGYPLVDAGMRELWATGWLHDRIRVVVASFFVKVLQLPWRWGMKYFWDTLLDADLESDALGWQYISGTLPDSRELDRIDNPQFEGYKFDPNGEYVRRWLPELARLPTEWIHHPWNAPESVLEAAGIELGSNYPLPVVGIDAAKVRLQQALSAMWQQEAASRAVMENGTEEGLGESTESAPFAFPQDTLMEENHEPVRNNPPATIRRYEDQMVPSITCSLVRVEEEETSSVRNFAEEGRAEVPRDIHVNQEPTRDPLNQEVTQNRLGNSTMPQFNITIALGNAEDSTAESSSSGNGQRERDGGVVPVWSPPTSSFSEHFVGDENGIGTSSSYLQSHPQSHQIMSWRRLSQTG
- the LOC120011141 gene encoding cryptochrome-1 isoform X1, whose translation is MAGGGCSIVWFRRDLRVEDNPALLAGVRAGAVVAVFIWAPEEEGHYNPGRVSRWWIKHSLAHLESSLRSLGTTLLTKRSADSVATLLEIVKSTGATQLFFNHLYDPMSLVRDHRAKEVLGAHGVAVRSFNSDLLYEPWDVNDAQGHPFTTFTAFWERCLSMPYDPEAPLLPPKRIISGDVSRCPSDSLMFEDESEKGSNALLARAWSPGWSNADKALTTFLNGALIEYSTNRRKADAATTSFLSPHLHFGEVSVRKVFHLVRIKQVLWANEGNKAGVESVNLFLKSIGLREYSRYMSFNHPYSHERPLLGHLKFFPWVVDEGYFKAWRQGRTGYPLVDAGMRELWATGWLHDRIRVVVASFFVKVLQLPWRWGMKYFWDTLLDADLESDALGWQYISGTLPDSRELDRIDNPQFEGYKFDPNGEYVRRWLPELARLPTEWIHHPWNAPESVLEAAGIELGSNYPLPVVGIDAAKVRLQQALSAMWQQEAASRAVMENGTEEGLGESTESAPFAFPQDTLMEENHEPVRNNPPATIRRYEDQMVPSITCSLVRVEEEETSSVRNFAEEGRAEVPRDIHVNQEPTRDPLNQEVTQNRLGNSTMPQFNITIALGNAEDSTAESSSSGNGQRERDGGVVPVWSPPTSSFSEHFVGDENGIGTSSSYLQSHPQSHQIMSWRRLSQTG